The sequence CCGAGGGGTCCTCGTCAAACTTGAAGACGTAGCCGTCGGCAATCGCCTGCAGATAGAGGGCCGCCTCCCCGTTTGGATCGAACGATTCGGGCAGCTTGGACTCCTCGGCGAAATCACGCCTCATCTCTGAAAAAAGTCTTTCGTGATTTTCTTCCATCTCCGCAAGGTCGAGGAGCATCTTTTTGCCGTCCTCGTCAAAAGACCGGGCGGCCTTCCTGTAAAACTTGGCCCCGTTCCTCTCTATCTGCTCCGCGATTTCAAAGACCTCGTCCATGCTAAAAACATAGGCCATTTTCAACTCCTTTGTGAAATCGGATTTT comes from Candidatus Zymogenus saltonus and encodes:
- a CDS encoding ferritin family protein, giving the protein MAYVFSMDEVFEIAEQIERNGAKFYRKAARSFDEDGKKMLLDLAEMEENHERLFSEMRRDFAEESKLPESFDPNGEAALYLQAIADGYVFKFDEDPSEKLKGTERMEDVLKIAIGLENDSIAFYTGIREAVPDRLGKDKVSSVVIEEMGHVRILKEKLVSLK